A window of Epinephelus lanceolatus isolate andai-2023 chromosome 3, ASM4190304v1, whole genome shotgun sequence genomic DNA:
ACTGTCTTCCTGCAGGTGTGTCTTaaactgatgatggcttgtcttgagtgatgcAAAGGTGCTGTAAGAGCCTGCTGTCTGCAACTCTTCAtctaacatctcactgtggctgtttctgcttccaATTTTCTCCCTGCCATATAATCAGACTTGCCTGtattgaagaaaagctgctaaCAAAATTGCGCTATTTCAGTAAtgacaaattacatttgctatccaccttattcctagcccccatgataccttgAATTATGGGTGCAACTTCTGGCGTTGAACCAAAGcgtaacagtttgtttacactACTCTATTATTCTTTCCAAGATCAACTGGGAAATAAAACATAGAACACACCACCTGATATAGCTCAAACAGGATTACGTGACcatacctctgccatctctgacagccacCTCAAAGCAACCGAGCACGCtagcaattagcttgccttgctgcgttaaaatattgttaaataTATTAATTGGTAAACTTCTGCTCCTTCcaaagatgatttatgatttttgatgacttaTTAAGAGACACTAACACATTCAGCAAACGtttaacataattcagtattaactctagctccatgtaaagtgaataaatgtgatgtttcccagctaatcCTCCGCTCGTCTGCGTTTACACGTTTTTTAACTTCTGATTAATTAAAAACTGTTCTGAGCAAAACATGatgctgaatttagcagcagactttAGTAATAGTAATATAGAGGAGGAGTAAAAGACATAACTTTgggaattcattttttttatatgatataaaggAAGTACAGTAAatcagcaacacattctcagccctaatgactaaatacatatttcaaggtTTGTTGCTGAGTTAATTTTATAACGAGCAATTTTCTACTCTAggttgagaatgaagtcagacgGTCAAAGACAGGGATATCATGTACTGACATTGAGTGTCGGACCTGTCAGTCAAGGTGTCATTCTCTTCTGCAAATtctgatttggtcattttttggcTATGTCTTGTGAaactcttgtggttttatttctcatatcaatGGTACCTTTAgcaacaggaacaatccctttttgttctggttccacgttcaacacacagttgctgaagacaaaactTTAGCTTAGACTGGTTGTTAGTCCTCAGAGACACGGACAGAGCAACAGGTACCAGAATAacgcaaagacattttagaaaatgctaagttaactttaaatatttgttaaaaaataaatcagtatttgctaaactaaaacaataaaataaagcagaaatctaaagtaaaaacaggatgcaggagagaaactaaactacAAACACCAGAGATTCAGTTTATTTTATGTAGTGCACATATTGTGCACATTgcacaagttttattttatccACCTTCCTATGTTCCTCCTATGTTCAACTCTTGTAAAACTGTTTTCACACCATTTCTGTCATTATTCCAGGTGTCTACCTTTACTGTGTCCTGCCCTGTCTCCATTGGAAAGCTGGAACTGATAGAGCTAGAGAAAAAGTCTCGCCTTACTGGGGACAATTGGTTCCTGGACAAGGTGGAAGTGAAATCACCAGAGGGAGACACCTACAACTTTCCCATCTACTGTTGGATCACTGACAGCAAGGTGCACCGCttcagagagggagaaggtttgtggaaatttgcTTGTCTGACATCCTGTACGTTGTTCACGGACCACAGAAAACATTAATTCTAGATAATGAGGAGGAGGCTGAAGTTCAGTCAGTCTTTAATTATAGAGCACCTTTTAAACAAGTCAATGTACTTCTGCTTTACAACTGATGATGAAGAATGTTAgtgttataataattataatccatccatccattttcataaccgcttatcctcttgcgGGTCGcgggagggctggagcctatctcagctgacattgggagagaggcagggtacaccctggacagatcaccagactatcacagggctgacacattgagacagacaaccattcacactcacattcacacctacggacaatttagagtcaccaactaacctgcatgtctttggactgtgggaggaagccggagtacccggagaaaacccacgctgacacggggagaacatgcagactcagCACTAATAATTATAatgtcaagaaaaaaataatatcacaagaataaacaattaaatactaattaaattaaatatataataaggATGGTAACAGAATGGTGATAGAACTAGAAAGACAGCTAAAAGAAAGGCAAGTTCTGCAGGCTGGACAATACAGAGGCTGAAGCAAATTAAGTCGGACATACTGTAAATATGAACAATTTTAAACCTTTTTGTGGTTCTTTCTTCAAGATACACCAGAAAAAGTTTCGCTGCACGAGCTGAAACAGCGAGAGAAAGACTATTGGTAAGAGCTAAGAGCTTATTCACATTTGAACTTTACGCATCCCCAAAACTAACGTGCATCCAAACCTCCTCCACCTTCGGCTGAATATATTCCTGACATAGAATAGCTAACCTATTCTTTTTGCTAAGCTACCTGTCAGGGTATAATCAAATGTATTACACTGTAATATCAGTTAATTTTCAATATTAAAAtttcatataatatatatatatatatatatatatatatatatatatatatatatatgtatatatattatgcCTGCACACTCTAAATAACAACTGCAGATACACTGGTATCCAGATTGTCCACAGTTCCTCACCACTCTGCTCTTCTCTATTTTCCCAGCTGGCGTAAGCATATAGAGGGAATACCCCACTGCATGGAGGCAGAAAAGCTCTCTGATCTGCCTTTGGAGGTCCAGTTCTCCATCATCAAGAACGCAGAGTTTATTTACACTGCATTTACTGGGTGAAGTCCTCAGATTCTGTCAgatatctatttatctatctctGTAACTAAGTACCTGCCTCTGAAAATGATTAAAGGCATCATAATGAACtcactcttttcttttcttttttgtagaCTGGCTGAACTGAAGCTGACAGGATTTGCTAATTCCAAGGAGAACTGGACTTGTATTGATGATATCAAGAGGGTGTTCACTGGCAAACGGACTGACTTATCAGGTACTATCATGGTAATTCAATTGAATAGTTGATACTGTATGCaggatataataataataataataataataataatcatcatcatcataataacaataataataataataataataataagaggaATACATTTTAAAGCACCCCAGACAGAGGCCAAACAGTAATGCCAAAGGCCAGACAAGAGATCAGATGCaaaaaaatattagaaaaaagacagatgatgatgagaaattatttaaaaacaaaaaccatacaaataaatgtaaatacaaaaaaagtaatAACAGCAGTGAAAAAAATGGCTGTAAAAAGATGACAAACTTAAGCATTGGTGAAACAGAAGTGTTGAATGAAACTTAAATTAAGTGTGAGCACTGGCATTACAGGAAAATCAGAAACTCAGCAAAAAGACATGCAAAGTTTTAAGGTTTCCCCTGTGCTGCCAGCTCCCAGTGCTCCCTGCCTGTCTGCCAACTAAATTTCTGCCAGATGATTATATGTGCTCATGTATTTGGGAAACTAAatactgttcatctgcacacactccccacactgcagtgacacagacctggttgaaaattTGCAAAGTAACCCTTTAATTAGTATACTAAGTAACTTTAGTCatcaattttaatgttttttaaaattttatatactttattaatccccgaggggaaattcaattttttcactctcttgtcaattacacacaggtccgaacagacaaacaagacctatacatgcactaagtggagagatgtcagagtgggctgcccatgacaggcgctccgagcggttgggggtttcggtgccttgctcaagggcacctcagcagtgcccaggaggtgaactggcacctctccagctaccagtccacgctccatatttttggtccggacggggacttgaaccggcaaccctccagttcccaacccaagtccctatggactgagatACTGCCCCCCCAACTAACTGTAATggagtaaaaagtgcaatatttccctctgaagaAGAAAGTGCCATGAGATTAATATACTcaagtgaagtaaaagtacctcaaactgaccctttgctaagtcccgctcctggacacagactggccaatcataacgtagcatcaggccggctcagaccagggtctgacaacaacacagctgtgctccattgactctaatgtaatcgtttcagatttccttcattttcaggctggttttgtggatttggagctaaatgttgtgcctggggcacgtcgtgtattaatgatactcgttacctggagaggttggaaaaagatatacgtttcttccctgttccaaaaccaaaatcagaccctgaaaagtgcagggttagctagctagctactgaagatatagcctactgaatgtatacacatgctgcttttgcttggCAGCGGCACGGaggggaagccaaacaccgttcatctgcacacactgtgatgccacactgctggttcaatatcagcaaagtttccctttatattcattgtcttgtgtggcgatcagcagtgatgtggtggttcacttttacactgtgatctgtagcctatagttcggctttagcttctaactatctttgtctttttaacctgttgttgctgctgagtcagtttgacatcctggatatatccttcaaacacagactgtagacccctctgtctgcttctctctggaatcactgtttcatttttcaaaaaatatgataatgtttcttcagggagtgcagttggtgacagtgtgggctccatgcctACTCTGGAGGGCCAACTGTGTAAAAATTATGTTCCTCTGGTTATATTGTTTCTGTCATTTGTGTGTTGTGCTTGTGAAACATTTTTATGGCAACTTTCAAGGTTTTCTTATTGGAGATCTTGTGACAATCAGGGTctcagtttttattattatttatttattattccagAAAGGGAAgggacagaatttttttttaccttgttcTGTTCAACCTTGGGGACAAACAATTGTAGAATATTGTGAGAGCGCAGGCCAAATAAGTGTAAAACGTATGTTTCCTTGTGTTGGACAAACAACTTGTGGACTGTGAAAACAAGaatttttttcttatcttgGTAAGggtgctcctgaccactcgtaaAATTGTGTTCAGTCATGTCTGTAACACTGATTTCTGTGTAATACATTATTCAGCATTTTTCGCTTTCACATGTAGTGGATAGTTAAGTTGCCAACAATGGTACTGTAAGATTTTTCGACCCAAAATTTGAAACCCAGTTAATttaaactctgttctttttccaGACTATGTCCAGGAACACTGGAATGAGGACGCCTTTTTTGGTTACCAGTTTCTAAATGGTGTCAACCCCATCTTGATCCGACGCTGTTCAGCTCTGCCTGATAACTTTCCTGTCACTGACGACATGGTCTTCCCCAGTGGTCAGTTCAGCTTGGCAGATGAGATGGAGGTGATTGTCTTGACTGATTGATCTTAGTATTagaaaaatcatgttttaccACAACATGTCAAATTTGGAATTGCATGTTGCACTCACATGTTCAAGTACAATATCCAAACAGTAGGCATGTGACCCTTCCCAGgacccctctgtgtggagtttgcatgttctttccATCCACCCAATGTCGGTTTTTCCAGGTACTCcgacttcctcccacaatccagaGACATGCATGTTaggtgaattggtgactctaaattacccATAGAATGTGagagtgaatggttgtctgtctttatgtgtcagccctgtgatagtctggtgacctgtccaagaTGTACCCCGCTTCTTGCccagtgacagctgggataggttccagccccctgcgaccccttACAGGATAAGGATAATGTTGGATAATGAATGAAAGCATGAATCTTTGCATTTGAATCAAATCATTTCTCATCCTCACTAAAACAGAAAGGCAACATATTCCTGTGTGACTACAAGCCTTTGGATGGAGTAAAAGCAAACATCATTGATGAGAAGCAGCAGTACTTGATGGCTCCCCTCATCCTGCTCCACAAAACACCTGATGATAAGCTGATGCCAGTTGCTATTCAGGTGAGATTAACATTAAAAACGCCAACATATGGAAGCTTAaagtttgggggggggggggtgacatgcagcaaagggccacaggctggatttgaacccaggcctctgcggcaacagccttgtacatggggcgtgTGCTCTAACCACTAATCCACCGATGCCCCAGCTATGACACAAACAAGTCAAGTAAAGTTTATTTACATGACACACCAACACTGATTTATGCAAGACTGAGGATCGTGAGGCTGGTGTTTCCAAGATGACCCTGTGCTCCAACCTGGGcttcaaaaaaaaattaatttcccCTTCAAGGGTCAACAGGATATCTAACTAAAAAGCAGATGAAACCTATAATGAATATCCGATCATATAACGATCTCAGAAAATTCGTGATTATTATTGACCAGTACTGGTATTGGATATACTGGATTGAATGAACCACACCTCCTTCCTTCTCCTGCAGCTGAAGCAGACTCCAGCAGAAGACAACCCCATCTTCCTTCCTACTGATTCTGAGTATGACTGGTTGACGGCCAAGATTTTTGTGAGAAGTGCAGATTTCAACGAGCATCAAGTCAACGCTCACCTGCTGCGCACTCATCTGCTGGCTGAAGTGTTTGCAGTGTCACTGCTGCGCAACGTGCCCAGGACACATCCACTGTACAAGGTAACTGAGGGGAGAATACTGAACTTGTAGTTTTGCTCTGCTTGCTGCATAATAAATCATAGTGTTTTgatgtttatatgttatatatttCTCACTGTTAAATGGTATAGAGGCATCAAGATTACTGACTTGGTTAACATGTAATACTGTTACTAACAGAGTTCCCTTTGTCTTTCAGCTCCTTGTACCTCACACTCGCTACACTCTGCAGATCAACTTCTTAGCTCGAGCTCGTCTCATATCTGAGACTGGATCTTTCACACAGGTACAAAAAGACCAACACACAGTAGACCATCAGctaaacatgtttcttgtttcaATATCATGCACAGTATTTGTCTCTAACTATACTCCTGACATATCTGACTGTCCTCTAGTTTGCatcctgtggtggagagggttTGGTGACACTCCTGCAGAGATCACTGTCCTCAGTGACCTACAGCTCCCTCTGCATACCAGACGACATCGCTGAGCGTGGGCTGGAGGACGTGCCGAACTTCTACTACAGGGATGATGGACTCAAGCTTTGGGATATCATCCACAGGTAGTATAGCCAGTTTATATTCTGCACTCTGTTAATAATTATACAATATTTAcgcaaaatgttttagtgacaTGTAGCTGCCATGCTAAGCACTACAAAAAACCTACACCATTTTCAGAGACTGGACTTTTCACACAGGTACCAAAGGGCCGACATGCTCAGCAGACCATGACCATGTTTGTTAGAATGCATTTAAAGGCCCTGAAGCACACCCAAGTGAAACTCAATCGTCTCTCAGATAAGAGTTAGACTTAGCTTTCGGTATGGATTCACTTTTCTTTTCCATTTGCAgggaaacatttttaaatataactAGTGTAGCTGTAGTTGTTTGCTAGAAAGAAACCAAGCACACAACTGAATCACATACAGCTAATGATGCTACTGAGGACAGGACAGATCAGCTGGCCAGCGCAGAGGCATCAGATCTGTGTTGATGAGATTGCTCCAGCAGGGAGAGGCAGTCTTCTTAGGAAAGCACACTGACAATGCAAATGTAAGACTAGAGAATTCATTTTATTCCCCCAAA
This region includes:
- the LOC117254834 gene encoding polyunsaturated fatty acid lipoxygenase ALOX15B-like isoform X2 → MADYEVTVYTGKLRFAGTLDMVFIKLVGNDGESKRKRLASLVGDLSFTNGAVSTFTVSCPVSIGKLELIELEKKSRLTGDNWFLDKVEVKSPEGDTYNFPIYCWITDSKVHRFREGEDTPEKVSLHELKQREKDYCWRKHIEGIPHCMEAEKLSDLPLEVQFSIIKNAEFIYTAFTGLAELKLTGFANSKENWTCIDDIKRVFTGKRTDLSDYVQEHWNEDAFFGYQFLNGVNPILIRRCSALPDNFPVTDDMVFPSGQFSLADEMEKGNIFLCDYKPLDGVKANIIDEKQQYLMAPLILLHKTPDDKLMPVAIQLKQTPAEDNPIFLPTDSEYDWLTAKIFVRSADFNEHQVNAHLLRTHLLAEVFAVSLLRNVPRTHPLYKLLVPHTRYTLQINFLARARLISETGSFTQFASCGGEGLVTLLQRSLSSVTYSSLCIPDDIAERGLEDVPNFYYRDDGLKLWDIIHRFVKGMLTVYYKNDEDVQQDSALQRWISDIFEYGFLSQAGTGIPQSFNTVDELVKFVTMVIFTCTGQHSAVNGGQYDYGGWMPNTPISLQLPPPTTKGKTSEATLMDTLPNVSTTANGMAVMWLLSQQSSDFVPLGQYPEDHHCEDIPCKLVKAFQGELQALSANINIRNMSLEVPYTYMDPAVVENSVAI
- the LOC117254834 gene encoding polyunsaturated fatty acid lipoxygenase ALOX15B-like isoform X1; this encodes MADYEVTVYTGKLRFAGTLDMVFIKLVGNDGESKRKRLASLVGDLSFTNGAVSTFTVSCPVSIGKLELIELEKKSRLTGDNWFLDKVEVKSPEGDTYNFPIYCWITDSKVHRFREGEDTPEKVSLHELKQREKDYCWRKHIEGIPHCMEAEKLSDLPLEVQFSIIKNAEFIYTAFTGLAELKLTGFANSKENWTCIDDIKRVFTGKRTDLSDYVQEHWNEDAFFGYQFLNGVNPILIRRCSALPDNFPVTDDMVFPSGQFSLADEMEKGNIFLCDYKPLDGVKANIIDEKQQYLMAPLILLHKTPDDKLMPVAIQLKQTPAEDNPIFLPTDSEYDWLTAKIFVRSADFNEHQVNAHLLRTHLLAEVFAVSLLRNVPRTHPLYKLLVPHTRYTLQINFLARARLISETGSFTQFAASGGEGMVTLLKRSLSSVTYTSLCIPEDITERGLEDVPNFYYRDDGLKLWDIIHRFVQGVLGFYYKNNDAVKEDDDLQKWIGDIFEHGFLSQEGTGIPQSFTTVKELVKFVTMVIFTCSAQHSAVNAGQYDYGGWMPNTPIALQLPPPKTKGTTSEATMLQTLPDMGTTANGMAVMWLLSKPSFDFVALGKSLEKHHSEEIPSYYVKAFQGELQTLSAHIKIRNKSLKIPYTYLDPENIENSVAI